A stretch of the Ostrea edulis chromosome 9, xbOstEdul1.1, whole genome shotgun sequence genome encodes the following:
- the LOC125659399 gene encoding uncharacterized protein LOC125659399 isoform X1 — protein MAAKYDCILMHGPPFSGSNIHYRKFLSQDHIRICPRQIFAADQKCGLRDVVLDVHQCLKQDQKVVIDDDNASVAKRSAYLKMIQKKFPDKTVALISLLPKYGEVQVLWNQEVCLNGEEVLGVSHTDIKSWFDPTTGQVSYISNEEPDEEEGYKIFYKKSHLENFSTYKFDIPGLLIQIEAIYVKSDSPLKLKEGLKEIFMHWNEQNPVGRIIFIQYGNRELPKEIQNLLSRLAKELEFPVYLFHIVDPTAAGPFSEPPNPGILAFLQKRHCLFLHCTKTVYIYNTQDHMDMARAAGVNCVKMTQILHNPALVIGSHVITRSPVPEYLRTMEILPTDQTPSGTPSLPCVTEKGDFLENCMTCRLPQGRQEFIFAKDFKTILSYQELYQSCVSVLRQQTSIYTQSGDEEDERDPDQKATLNDSTRKLPSWMIGMETPPVRKNTPAKTSLCREETSSSTEGHTRETVYVMTEEELREAAIHVLKQAGRNVSTATDTRSVSENLTKETKIDLKNKKPTSATKIRNLKTRVLTNSNARELDRERPGPSRDGTGRNCAVLEDLMADTGVRRASPRKTRTGLQLKKVAEGSNTQKSPLGKRLRNTDKETPKNALNVTDQEFQHYKSEKFKTGESFELGARLPQKGKQKDPTETQRCVWGDSEGSLPDSQEPGPSDVFHRTRLKPNQNLSKHTHTDRSETAKSQVREPMKRRTESSDTHSPKIRKTVVKSDPETTRKPDLSILDEIFF, from the exons ATGGCGGCAAAATATGATTGCATTTTGATGCATGGACCACCTTTTTCA GGAAGCAACATACACTACAGGAAATTTCTCTCCCAAGATCACATCAGGATTTGTCCAAGGCAAATATTTGCTGCTGACCAGAAATGTGGATTGAGAGATGTTGTACTAGATGTGCATCAATGCTTGAAGCAG GACCAGAAAGTGGTTATTGATGATGACAATGCCAGTGTTGCCAAAAGATCAGCATATCTCAAGATGATCCAGAAAAAG TTTCCAGATAAGACAGTTGCACTAATTAGTTTATTACCAAAGTATGGAGAAGTTCAAGTATTATGGAACCAGGAAGTTTGCCTGAATGGAGAGGAAGTATTGGGGGTCAGTCACACTGACATTAAGTCTTGGTTTGATCCAACAACTGGCCAAGTGTCTTACATCTCCA ATGAAGAACCTGATGAAGAGGAAGGATATAAAATATTCTATAAAAAATCTCACCTGGAAAACTTTTCAACATACAAG TTCGATATCCCAGGTCTGTTAATACAGATAGAGGCAATATACGTTAAATCAGACAGCCCACTCAAACTAAAGGAAGGGCTGAAAGAGATCTTCATGCATTGGAATGAACAAAACCCAGTTGGAAGAATCATCTTTATTCAGTATG GTAACAGAGAACTtccaaaagaaattcaaaatttgcTGTCAAGGTTAGCAAAAGAG CTAGAATTTCCAGTCTACCTGTTCCACATTGTTGATCCAACAGCAGCAGGACCATTCTCAGAGCCTCCTAATCCAGGGATCCTGGCCTTCCTACAAAAGCGCCATTGTCTGTTTTTACATTGTACA aaaactgtatatatatacaacacccAGGATCACATGGACATGGCCAGGGCTGCTGGTGTAAACTGTGTCAAG ATGACTCAAATTCTACACAATCCAGCTCTG GTTATTGGTAGTCATGTGATCACTAGATCCCCTGTCCCAGAATACCTCAGAACCATGGAGATTCTACCAACAGACCAGACACCCTCTGGAACCCCCAGTCTTCCATGTGTGACAGAGAAGGGAGATTTTTTGGAGAACTGCATGACATGCAGACTTCCTCAGGGGAGACAGGAGTTCATTTTTGCCAAagatttcaaaactattttgaG TTATCAAGAGCTATACCAGAGTTGTGTGTCAGTATTGAGACAACAGACCAGCATTTATACACAAAGTGGGGATGAAGAAGACGAGAGAGATCCAGACCAGAAAGCTACACTGAATGACTCCACTAGAAAACTTCCTTCATGGATGATTGGAATGGAGACTCCCCCGGTGAGGAAGAATACGCCTGCCAAAACTTCATTATGCAGAGAAGAGACTTCTAGTTCTACAGAGGGGCACACAAG AGAAACAGTGTATGTAATGACAGAAGAGGAGCTCCGAGAAGCTGCGATACATGTTTTGAAGCAG GCAGGCAGGAATGTTTCTACAGCAACTGACACAAGGTCAGTAAGTGAAAATTTAACCAAGGAGACAAAAATAGATCTGAAGAACAAAAAACCAACTTCTGCAACCAAAATCCGTAATCTGAAAACAAGAGTATTGACGAATAGTAATGCAAGGGAACTGGACAGGGAGAGGCCAGGACCGAGCAGGGATGGGACCGGTCGTAATTGTGCTGTACTAGAGGATCTGATGGCAGACACAGGGGTCAGGAGGGCTAGTCCCCGAAAGACCAGGACAGG ACTCCAGCTAAAGAAAGTTGCAGAAGGAAGCAATACTCAGAAATCTCCACTAGGGAAACGGTTACGTAACACTGATAAAGAAACTCCAAAAAATGCCCTGAATGTCACAGACCAGGAATTCCAACACTATAAATCAGAGAAATTTAAAACCGGTGAGTCATTCGAATTGGGAGCCAGACTTCCACAGAAAGGCAAGCAGAAGGACCCAACGGAAACACAGCGCTGTGTTTGGGGTGATTCTGAAGGCAGTCTACCAGATTCTCAGGAACCAGGCCCTTCCGATGTGTTCCACAGGACTCGATTAAAGCCGAATCAAAATCTGTCCAAACACACGCACACAGACCGCAGTGAGACCGCAAAGTCTCAAGTCAGAGAGCCGATGAAAAGACGAACTGAGTCCAGTGATACCCATTCACCTAAAATTAGAAAAACTGTGGTGAAAAGTGACCCCGAAACTACTCGCAAACCAGATTTGTCTATTTTAGACGAAATCTTTTTCTAA
- the LOC125659399 gene encoding uncharacterized protein LOC125659399 isoform X2, which translates to MEPGSLPEWRGSIGDEEPDEEEGYKIFYKKSHLENFSTYKFDIPGLLIQIEAIYVKSDSPLKLKEGLKEIFMHWNEQNPVGRIIFIQYGNRELPKEIQNLLSRLAKELEFPVYLFHIVDPTAAGPFSEPPNPGILAFLQKRHCLFLHCTKTVYIYNTQDHMDMARAAGVNCVKMTQILHNPALVIGSHVITRSPVPEYLRTMEILPTDQTPSGTPSLPCVTEKGDFLENCMTCRLPQGRQEFIFAKDFKTILSYQELYQSCVSVLRQQTSIYTQSGDEEDERDPDQKATLNDSTRKLPSWMIGMETPPVRKNTPAKTSLCREETSSSTEGHTRETVYVMTEEELREAAIHVLKQAGRNVSTATDTRSVSENLTKETKIDLKNKKPTSATKIRNLKTRVLTNSNARELDRERPGPSRDGTGRNCAVLEDLMADTGVRRASPRKTRTGLQLKKVAEGSNTQKSPLGKRLRNTDKETPKNALNVTDQEFQHYKSEKFKTGESFELGARLPQKGKQKDPTETQRCVWGDSEGSLPDSQEPGPSDVFHRTRLKPNQNLSKHTHTDRSETAKSQVREPMKRRTESSDTHSPKIRKTVVKSDPETTRKPDLSILDEIFF; encoded by the exons ATGGAACCAGGAAGTTTGCCTGAATGGAGAGGAAGTATTGGGG ATGAAGAACCTGATGAAGAGGAAGGATATAAAATATTCTATAAAAAATCTCACCTGGAAAACTTTTCAACATACAAG TTCGATATCCCAGGTCTGTTAATACAGATAGAGGCAATATACGTTAAATCAGACAGCCCACTCAAACTAAAGGAAGGGCTGAAAGAGATCTTCATGCATTGGAATGAACAAAACCCAGTTGGAAGAATCATCTTTATTCAGTATG GTAACAGAGAACTtccaaaagaaattcaaaatttgcTGTCAAGGTTAGCAAAAGAG CTAGAATTTCCAGTCTACCTGTTCCACATTGTTGATCCAACAGCAGCAGGACCATTCTCAGAGCCTCCTAATCCAGGGATCCTGGCCTTCCTACAAAAGCGCCATTGTCTGTTTTTACATTGTACA aaaactgtatatatatacaacacccAGGATCACATGGACATGGCCAGGGCTGCTGGTGTAAACTGTGTCAAG ATGACTCAAATTCTACACAATCCAGCTCTG GTTATTGGTAGTCATGTGATCACTAGATCCCCTGTCCCAGAATACCTCAGAACCATGGAGATTCTACCAACAGACCAGACACCCTCTGGAACCCCCAGTCTTCCATGTGTGACAGAGAAGGGAGATTTTTTGGAGAACTGCATGACATGCAGACTTCCTCAGGGGAGACAGGAGTTCATTTTTGCCAAagatttcaaaactattttgaG TTATCAAGAGCTATACCAGAGTTGTGTGTCAGTATTGAGACAACAGACCAGCATTTATACACAAAGTGGGGATGAAGAAGACGAGAGAGATCCAGACCAGAAAGCTACACTGAATGACTCCACTAGAAAACTTCCTTCATGGATGATTGGAATGGAGACTCCCCCGGTGAGGAAGAATACGCCTGCCAAAACTTCATTATGCAGAGAAGAGACTTCTAGTTCTACAGAGGGGCACACAAG AGAAACAGTGTATGTAATGACAGAAGAGGAGCTCCGAGAAGCTGCGATACATGTTTTGAAGCAG GCAGGCAGGAATGTTTCTACAGCAACTGACACAAGGTCAGTAAGTGAAAATTTAACCAAGGAGACAAAAATAGATCTGAAGAACAAAAAACCAACTTCTGCAACCAAAATCCGTAATCTGAAAACAAGAGTATTGACGAATAGTAATGCAAGGGAACTGGACAGGGAGAGGCCAGGACCGAGCAGGGATGGGACCGGTCGTAATTGTGCTGTACTAGAGGATCTGATGGCAGACACAGGGGTCAGGAGGGCTAGTCCCCGAAAGACCAGGACAGG ACTCCAGCTAAAGAAAGTTGCAGAAGGAAGCAATACTCAGAAATCTCCACTAGGGAAACGGTTACGTAACACTGATAAAGAAACTCCAAAAAATGCCCTGAATGTCACAGACCAGGAATTCCAACACTATAAATCAGAGAAATTTAAAACCGGTGAGTCATTCGAATTGGGAGCCAGACTTCCACAGAAAGGCAAGCAGAAGGACCCAACGGAAACACAGCGCTGTGTTTGGGGTGATTCTGAAGGCAGTCTACCAGATTCTCAGGAACCAGGCCCTTCCGATGTGTTCCACAGGACTCGATTAAAGCCGAATCAAAATCTGTCCAAACACACGCACACAGACCGCAGTGAGACCGCAAAGTCTCAAGTCAGAGAGCCGATGAAAAGACGAACTGAGTCCAGTGATACCCATTCACCTAAAATTAGAAAAACTGTGGTGAAAAGTGACCCCGAAACTACTCGCAAACCAGATTTGTCTATTTTAGACGAAATCTTTTTCTAA